One window of Mediterraneibacter gnavus ATCC 29149 genomic DNA carries:
- a CDS encoding helix-turn-helix domain-containing protein produces the protein MEVLTWQARIKKNVTLKQLEQMTGISKTTLNTIENGQTSPTLRQLEAIAIALNTKISELYDSEYK, from the coding sequence ATGGAAGTCTTAACATGGCAGGCGCGTATCAAAAAGAATGTAACACTGAAGCAGTTGGAGCAAATGACCGGAATCAGCAAAACGACACTGAATACGATTGAGAACGGTCAGACATCTCCGACGCTCCGACAACTGGAAGCAATAGCAATCGCACTGAACACGAAAATCAGCGAACTCTACGACTCCGAATATAAATAA
- a CDS encoding recombinase family protein, giving the protein MNSTYFRPQPELFGLRVVKYIRCSHDGQVLHGDTLEAQDALLDEFIKVNRMVLVDTFVDEALTARKKFTRRKEFVRLLDGVRSRSFDMILFTKLDRWFRNIGDYHKIQEILEENGVQWKAITESYDTTTTNGRLHINIRLSVAQDECDRDSDRIKDVFAYKLKNKTYLSGSLPRGLKLDDEKHVIIDPEWKQFALDMFDHFEQTNSKRGTLLYLKEKYGIYLCYDTISRNLRNSLYKGMYRDDPDFCEPLIEPERFDRIQVLGKRNVRQRYSNRTYIFTGLLICSSCNHYLVGQTTHRTLSDGTEKHYPSYRCNQRYQSHSCDRNRSYREDYVEEYLLQHIRPALSEYVAEYEVTGTTPARKNPAAEAAKIRTKMQKLYELYMDDLIDRDTYKRDYSAFQEKLKELDSIVVAPSRDLADLKKLLEQDYEEIYRTFSPQEKNAFWKSFVQSITVHEDGEMDIVFL; this is encoded by the coding sequence ATGAATAGTACATACTTCAGACCGCAACCGGAACTCTTCGGCCTGCGTGTTGTTAAATATATACGTTGTTCCCATGACGGTCAGGTTCTTCATGGTGACACTCTGGAAGCGCAGGACGCTCTCCTCGATGAGTTCATCAAAGTGAATCGCATGGTGCTGGTTGACACTTTCGTCGACGAGGCCCTGACTGCCCGGAAGAAATTCACTCGCCGGAAGGAATTTGTCCGCCTTCTTGATGGTGTCCGCTCTCGCAGCTTTGACATGATTCTGTTCACAAAACTTGACCGTTGGTTCAGGAACATCGGAGACTATCACAAAATTCAGGAGATACTTGAAGAGAACGGAGTCCAGTGGAAGGCGATCACGGAGTCCTACGACACCACCACCACGAACGGCCGCCTGCACATCAACATCCGTCTGTCCGTTGCACAGGACGAGTGCGATCGTGACAGTGATCGAATCAAAGACGTATTTGCGTACAAACTGAAGAATAAAACCTATCTTTCCGGTTCTCTTCCTCGTGGTCTGAAACTGGATGATGAGAAGCACGTTATCATTGACCCGGAATGGAAGCAATTTGCTCTTGATATGTTCGATCATTTTGAGCAGACCAATTCCAAGAGGGGGACGTTGCTCTATCTGAAAGAAAAATACGGAATCTATTTGTGTTATGACACTATTTCCCGGAATCTTCGCAACTCTCTGTATAAAGGGATGTATCGTGATGACCCTGATTTTTGCGAGCCTCTAATCGAGCCAGAGCGATTCGACCGTATTCAGGTTTTAGGAAAACGGAACGTGCGTCAGCGTTACTCTAACCGAACATATATCTTCACTGGACTTCTGATCTGTTCTTCCTGCAATCATTATCTTGTAGGCCAGACAACTCACCGAACTCTTTCTGACGGAACCGAAAAGCACTATCCGTCGTATAGGTGCAATCAGAGGTATCAGTCACATAGTTGTGATCGGAACCGCAGTTATCGTGAGGATTATGTCGAAGAATACCTTCTCCAACATATCCGCCCTGCTCTGTCCGAGTATGTGGCAGAATATGAAGTGACCGGAACAACCCCTGCTCGGAAGAATCCTGCTGCTGAAGCTGCGAAGATACGAACTAAGATGCAGAAACTGTATGAACTGTACATGGATGACTTGATTGATCGTGATACATATAAAAGGGATTATTCCGCTTTTCAGGAGAAACTGAAAGAACTGGATTCCATTGTTGTTGCTCCTTCTCGTGATCTTGCTGATCTGAAGAAGCTGCTTGAACAGGATTATGAGGAGATATACAGAACATTTTCTCCGCAGGAGAAGAATGCTTTCTGGAAGTCCTTCGTGCAGTCAATCACTGTTCACGAGGACGGAGAAATGGATATTGTTTTTTTATGA